In a single window of the Littorina saxatilis isolate snail1 linkage group LG3, US_GU_Lsax_2.0, whole genome shotgun sequence genome:
- the LOC138961214 gene encoding xylan 1,4-beta-xylosidase-like: MFRLAQGFLAFLAILGCLTTAAIPGYPFRYVSTLPWATRVDNLVSQLTLEEMQLQMARGGRGILVSPAPPIPRLGVGPYSWNTECLHGVAYNGAATSFPMAIGLAATFSPELLYHVAPATALELRAKYDYMRHGVYGDGRGLSCFSPVINIMRDPRWGRNPLTNVDWYQTFLPAFKACVKAGTYTTFPEAAAAAVHAGASLEISGNLTHNVMMSIVDAVKAGLLNETTVMERIKPLFYTRMHMRLGEFDPPSMNPYSTLDLSIIHSPAHQALTLEAAMKSFVLLKNQNGFLPLKSKFNKHTVDPPSTI, encoded by the exons ATGTTCAGGCTCGCCCAAGGCTTTTTGGCCTTTCTGGCAATTCTTGGTTGCCTAACAACGGCGGCGATTCCAGGCTATCCGTTCCGCTACGTGTCGACGTTGCCGTGGGCAACAAGGGTGGACAACTTGGTGTCGCAACTGACCCTGGAGGAAATGCAACTGCAGATGGCACGAGGTGGGCGTGGTATCCTGGTCAGCCCGGCCCCGCCCATCCCGCGTCTGGGGGTGGGGCCTTACTCGTGGAACACAGAGTGTCTGCACGGTGTGGCCTATAATGGTGCCGCTACCTCCTTTCCTATGGCTATCGGGCTGGCTGCAACGTTCAG CCCTGAGCTACTGTACCATGTTGCACCTGCCACAGCGCTGGAGTTACGCGCCAAGTACGACTACATGAGACACGGAGTGTATGGCGATGGTCGTGGGCTGTCCTGTTTCTCGCCTGTCATCAACATCATGAGGGACCCCAGATGGGGCAGGAACCCG CTGACCAACGTGGACTGGTACCAGACGTTCCTACCTGCCTTCAAGGCGTGTGTTAAAGCGGGCACCTATACA ACCTTCCCCGAGGCCGCCGCTGCTGCTGTCCATGCCGGAGCCAGTCTGGAGATCTCTGGAAACCTCACACATAACGTCATGATGAGCATCG tTGACGCCGTGAAAGCTGGTTTGCTGAATGAAACTACTGTCATGGAACGCATCAAGCCCCTGTTCTACACGCGCATGCATATGCGTCTCGGCGAGTTTGACCCGCCTTCCATGAACCCTTACTCCACACTGGACCTGTCAATCATCCATAGCCCCGCCCACCAAGCTCTGACACTGGAGGCGGCGATGAAGAGCTTTGTTCTGCTGAAGAACCAGAATGGCTTTCTGCCATTGAAGAGCAAGTTCAACAAACACACCGTGGACCCTCCCTCGACAATctga